A genome region from Mycobacterium florentinum includes the following:
- the otsB gene encoding trehalose-phosphatase has protein sequence MPSVTIDPRRHDVVLFDPGLDAPQALIVQLRDAGVGTGTFGSDGDTRSGRGVVVASNAAVATAARDGGFALVIEVGAPDAWNDITVRTGDRRMSQLPDASLLLDEEIRRPAVFFDFDGTLSDIVDDPDSARLVPGAGDALQRLAARCPVAILSGRDLADVTARVGLPGIWYAGSHGFELTAPDGTHHQNDAAAAAIPVLEQAAARLRERLGSIPGVVVEHKRFGVAVHYRNAARDRVGEVAAAVRAAGRRDALRVTTGREVIELRPDVDWDKGKTLYWVIDHLHGPAAPTPIFFGDDITDEDAFDAVRDTGIPILVRHNDDGDRATSARFALDSPARVAEFVDQLARRL, from the coding sequence ATGCCATCGGTCACCATCGACCCGCGCCGCCACGACGTGGTGCTGTTTGACCCCGGGCTGGACGCACCGCAAGCCTTGATCGTCCAACTGCGCGATGCCGGTGTCGGCACCGGCACCTTCGGCTCGGACGGCGACACCCGGTCGGGGCGCGGTGTCGTCGTTGCGTCGAACGCGGCGGTGGCGACGGCCGCGCGCGATGGCGGCTTCGCGTTGGTCATCGAGGTAGGGGCCCCCGACGCCTGGAATGACATCACCGTACGCACCGGGGACCGGCGCATGTCGCAGCTTCCCGACGCATCGCTCCTCCTCGACGAGGAGATCCGGCGCCCGGCGGTGTTCTTCGATTTCGACGGCACGCTGTCCGACATCGTCGACGACCCGGACTCCGCACGGCTTGTCCCCGGCGCGGGCGACGCGCTGCAGCGGTTGGCCGCGCGCTGCCCGGTCGCGATCCTGTCCGGCCGCGACCTCGCCGACGTGACGGCACGCGTCGGCCTGCCCGGCATCTGGTATGCCGGCAGCCACGGCTTCGAACTGACCGCACCCGACGGCACCCACCACCAGAACGACGCCGCGGCCGCAGCCATACCGGTGCTGGAGCAGGCGGCCGCCCGGCTACGCGAGCGCCTCGGGTCGATCCCGGGTGTCGTGGTGGAGCACAAGCGATTTGGCGTGGCGGTGCACTATCGCAACGCCGCCCGGGATCGCGTCGGGGAGGTGGCGGCCGCGGTGCGGGCGGCGGGCCGGCGCGACGCGCTGCGGGTGACCACCGGCCGCGAAGTCATCGAGCTGCGTCCGGATGTCGACTGGGACAAGGGAAAAACCCTGTACTGGGTGATCGATCACCTGCACGGGCCGGCGGCTCCGACACCGATTTTTTTCGGCGACGACATCACCGACGAGGACGCATTCGACGCGGTACGCGACACCGGCATACCGATCCTGGTGCGGCACAACGACGATGGGGACCGGGCCACCTCAGCGCGGTTCGCACTGGACAGTCCGGCCCGGGTCGCCGAGTTCGTCGACCAGCTGGCCCGCCGCCTCTAA
- a CDS encoding IS481 family transposase — protein sequence MVHANAVLTPRGRLLLARRIVDEGWPIARAAEHFRVSWPTAKRWASRYVAMGVVGMGDRSSRPHHCPSRTPEVVVRRIVALRWRHRLSPLAIASRLSMPASTVHAVLVRCRLNRLSHIDIRTGERIRRYEHEHPGSLIHVDVKKLGNIPVGGGWRFVGRAQGSKNRAATPGIRRSRNRDELLGHAFVHTVVDDHSRAAYAEIHDDETADTAIAVLRRAVSWFRARGVVVERVISDNGSCYKSKAWRHACSELGVKPKHTRPYRPQTNGKAERFHRTMAAEWAFSRHYHSEAQRRSALAPWLHTYNHHRQHSAIGKVPPITRLTNLPGQYS from the coding sequence GTGGTCCACGCTAATGCCGTATTGACCCCTCGTGGGCGGTTGTTGCTCGCGCGCCGCATTGTTGACGAAGGCTGGCCGATTGCCCGGGCAGCCGAACATTTCCGTGTGTCCTGGCCAACCGCCAAGCGTTGGGCTAGCCGCTATGTGGCCATGGGTGTGGTCGGGATGGGCGATCGGTCGAGCCGGCCACACCACTGTCCCAGCCGCACTCCAGAGGTTGTTGTCCGGCGGATCGTGGCGTTGCGGTGGCGGCACCGCCTCTCGCCGTTAGCGATCGCGTCGCGTCTGTCGATGCCGGCCTCGACGGTTCACGCGGTGCTGGTTCGGTGTCGACTGAACCGGTTGTCCCACATCGATATCCGCACGGGTGAGCGGATTCGCCGCTACGAGCACGAACACCCAGGCTCGCTGATCCACGTCGATGTCAAGAAACTGGGCAACATTCCTGTTGGCGGCGGGTGGCGGTTCGTCGGACGTGCGCAGGGCAGCAAGAATCGCGCGGCGACGCCTGGCATCCGCCGCAGCCGCAATCGCGATGAGCTGCTCGGCCACGCCTTTGTCCATACCGTCGTCGACGACCACTCCCGGGCGGCCTATGCCGAGATCCACGACGATGAAACCGCCGACACTGCTATAGCGGTCCTACGCCGAGCAGTGAGTTGGTTCCGCGCGCGGGGAGTCGTCGTTGAACGAGTGATTTCCGACAACGGCAGCTGTTATAAGTCCAAGGCCTGGCGACACGCGTGTTCAGAGCTCGGCGTCAAGCCAAAACACACCCGCCCATATCGGCCTCAGACCAACGGCAAAGCAGAGCGCTTCCACCGCACAATGGCAGCAGAATGGGCATTCAGCCGTCACTACCACAGCGAAGCCCAGCGCCGGTCCGCATTAGCACCCTGGCTGCATACCTACAATCACCATCGGCAACACTCAGCGATCGGGAAGGTCCCGCCCATCACACGGTTGACCAACCTGCCTGGGCAGTACAGCTAG
- a CDS encoding MaoC family dehydratase, whose product MAIDPSAIGAVTEPMLFDWTDRDTLLYALGVGAGLDDLSFTTENSHEIAQQVLPTYAVICCPAFGAAGKIGKFNWAMLLHGSQGIRLHAPLPAAGKLSVVTEVADIQDKGEGKNAVVMLRGRGTDPDSQELIAETTTTFVIRGAGGFGGHPGQRPVAPEFPDREPDSKVALPTREDQALIYRLSGDRNPLHSDPWFARELAGFPKPILHGLCSYGVAGRALVAELGNGLAANITSIDSRFSSPVFPGETLTTLIWRTGEGKAVFRTEASGAEGAEAGRVVLDDGAVEYVPS is encoded by the coding sequence ATGGCGATTGACCCGAGTGCGATCGGTGCGGTGACCGAGCCGATGTTGTTCGACTGGACCGACCGGGACACGCTGCTCTACGCCCTCGGGGTGGGCGCCGGGCTCGACGACCTGTCGTTCACCACCGAGAACAGCCACGAGATCGCTCAGCAGGTGCTGCCCACCTATGCGGTGATCTGCTGCCCCGCGTTCGGGGCGGCGGGCAAGATCGGAAAGTTCAACTGGGCCATGCTGTTACACGGCTCGCAAGGCATCCGGCTGCACGCGCCGTTGCCCGCGGCGGGCAAGCTGTCGGTGGTCACCGAGGTCGCCGACATTCAGGACAAGGGCGAGGGCAAGAACGCGGTCGTGATGCTGCGCGGCCGCGGCACCGACCCGGATTCGCAGGAGCTGATCGCCGAAACGACGACTACCTTCGTCATCCGGGGTGCGGGTGGTTTCGGCGGGCACCCGGGTCAGCGTCCCGTCGCCCCGGAGTTCCCCGATCGCGAGCCCGACAGCAAGGTCGCGCTGCCCACCCGCGAGGACCAGGCGCTGATCTATCGGCTCTCCGGCGACCGCAACCCGCTGCACAGTGATCCGTGGTTCGCCCGGGAGTTGGCCGGTTTCCCGAAGCCGATCCTGCACGGGCTGTGCAGTTATGGCGTGGCGGGCCGCGCGCTGGTCGCCGAGCTCGGCAACGGGCTCGCGGCGAACATCACCTCGATCGACTCGCGCTTCAGCTCGCCGGTGTTTCCCGGCGAGACGTTGACGACGCTGATCTGGCGCACCGGGGAAGGCAAGGCGGTCTTTCGCACCGAGGCTTCCGGTGCCGAGGGCGCCGAGGCGGGGCGGGTAGTGCTCGACGACGGCGCGGTCGAATACGTGCCGAGCTAG
- a CDS encoding histidine phosphatase family protein has protein sequence MATRSLIGKAFWKTGAVLAATLIVAACGGSTQARAITLTFIRNAQTQADADGIINTDPPGLGLTAEGKGHAQQLAHQSGRNDFDAVYASAMADAQQTAGPLASELGKQVEVLSGVQALNAGWYNGKPQSMAAATYLLAPADWINGDVADSIPGSVSGKQFNDEFTAAVNKVYNSGHSKPVVFSQGTAIMAWTLMNARNGKSSLLTSHPLPNIGRVVITGNPTDGWTLVEWDGIRNFS, from the coding sequence ATGGCCACGCGCAGCTTGATCGGAAAGGCCTTCTGGAAAACAGGGGCCGTACTCGCCGCCACGCTCATCGTCGCTGCCTGTGGGGGATCGACGCAGGCACGCGCCATCACGTTGACGTTCATCCGAAACGCACAGACGCAAGCCGACGCCGACGGAATCATCAACACCGATCCGCCCGGCCTCGGCCTCACCGCCGAGGGCAAGGGCCACGCCCAGCAGCTCGCGCATCAGAGCGGCCGCAACGACTTCGACGCCGTCTACGCCTCCGCGATGGCCGACGCACAGCAGACCGCCGGGCCGCTGGCCAGCGAACTCGGCAAGCAGGTCGAAGTCCTGTCTGGCGTGCAGGCACTCAACGCCGGCTGGTACAACGGCAAACCCCAATCGATGGCGGCTGCGACGTATCTGTTGGCGCCGGCGGACTGGATCAACGGTGACGTCGCGGACAGCATCCCGGGATCAGTCAGCGGCAAGCAGTTCAACGACGAGTTCACTGCCGCGGTCAACAAGGTCTACAACAGCGGCCACAGCAAGCCGGTGGTGTTCTCCCAGGGCACGGCGATCATGGCGTGGACGCTGATGAACGCCCGCAACGGCAAGAGCAGCCTGCTGACCAGCCATCCCCTGCCGAACATCGGCCGCGTGGTGATCACCGGCAACCCGACCGACGGGTGGACGCTGGTCGAGTGGGACGGCATCCGCAACTTCAGCTGA
- a CDS encoding SDR family oxidoreductase, whose protein sequence is MRYVVTGGTGFIGRRVVARLLDTRPDAEVWILVRRQSLERFERLAAQWGERAKPLVGELPELALTDETVAELGRVDHLVHCAAIYDVTAGEAEQRATNVEGTRAVIGLARRLGATLHHVSSIAVAGDFPGEYTEDDFDVGQQLPTPYHQTKFEAELLVRSEPGLRYRIYRPAVVVGDSRTGEMDKIDGPYYFFGVLAKLAILPSLTPILLPDIGRTNIVPVDYVVEALVALMHTDGTDEQTFHLTSPKTIGLRGIYRGVAKAAGLPPLRGSLPRSVAAPVLKASGRAKRVRNMAATQLGIPAEVLDLVDLIPTFVSDTTQNTLHGSGIEVPSFASYAPKLWQYWAEHLDPDRARRDAPHGPLQGRHVIITGASSGIGRASAIAVAERGATVFALARNGSALDELVAEIRANGGQAHAFTCDVTDSVSVEHTIKDILGRFGHVDYLVNNAGRSIRRSVVNSTDRLHDYERVMAVNYFGAVRMVLALLPHWRERRFGHVVNVSSAGVLARNPKYSSYLPTKAALDAFSDVVASETLSDHITFTNIHMPLVKTPMIAPSQRLNPVPPISPGRAAAMVVRGLVEKPARIDTPLGTLAEAGNYLLPRTSRRILHQVYLGYPDSAAALGVSSATGGHAPARRRPKRPVRAVGRIGVPRPVRKAIRLVPGVHW, encoded by the coding sequence ATGCGGTATGTCGTTACCGGCGGTACCGGGTTTATTGGTCGCCGCGTCGTAGCTCGCCTGTTGGACACTCGGCCCGACGCCGAGGTGTGGATTCTGGTCCGGCGCCAGTCGCTGGAACGCTTCGAACGCCTCGCCGCCCAGTGGGGTGAACGCGCCAAACCGCTGGTCGGTGAGCTGCCGGAGCTGGCGCTGACCGACGAGACGGTCGCCGAGCTGGGCCGGGTCGACCATCTGGTGCACTGCGCGGCGATCTACGACGTCACGGCCGGTGAAGCCGAACAGCGCGCCACCAACGTCGAGGGCACCCGCGCCGTCATCGGGCTGGCGCGACGCCTGGGCGCGACGTTGCATCACGTGTCGTCGATCGCCGTGGCGGGAGATTTCCCCGGTGAGTACACCGAAGACGACTTCGACGTCGGCCAGCAACTGCCCACCCCATACCACCAGACGAAGTTCGAAGCCGAACTGCTGGTGCGCTCGGAGCCCGGGTTGCGCTACCGCATCTACCGTCCCGCCGTCGTGGTCGGCGACTCCCGCACCGGCGAGATGGACAAGATCGACGGCCCGTACTACTTCTTCGGCGTGCTGGCCAAGCTGGCCATCCTGCCGTCGTTGACCCCGATCCTGCTGCCCGACATCGGGCGCACCAACATCGTCCCGGTCGACTACGTCGTCGAGGCGCTGGTCGCACTGATGCACACCGACGGCACCGATGAGCAGACATTCCACCTGACTTCGCCGAAAACCATTGGGCTGCGCGGTATTTACCGCGGAGTCGCCAAGGCCGCGGGCCTGCCGCCGCTGCGCGGCTCGCTGCCTCGTTCGGTGGCCGCACCGGTGCTGAAGGCCAGCGGACGCGCCAAACGGGTGCGCAACATGGCGGCCACCCAGCTCGGGATTCCGGCCGAGGTGCTGGATCTGGTCGACCTGATCCCGACTTTCGTCAGCGATACGACGCAAAACACCTTGCACGGCAGCGGAATTGAGGTCCCCTCGTTCGCCAGTTACGCACCCAAGCTGTGGCAGTACTGGGCCGAGCACCTCGATCCCGATCGCGCCCGCCGCGATGCACCGCACGGCCCGCTGCAGGGCCGGCACGTGATCATCACCGGCGCATCCAGCGGCATCGGACGGGCGTCGGCGATCGCGGTCGCCGAGCGGGGCGCCACGGTGTTCGCGCTGGCCCGCAACGGCTCCGCACTCGACGAGCTGGTCGCCGAGATCCGCGCGAACGGCGGTCAGGCCCATGCCTTTACCTGCGATGTCACCGACTCGGTATCGGTGGAGCACACCATCAAAGACATCCTGGGCCGGTTCGGTCATGTCGACTATCTGGTGAACAACGCGGGCCGGTCGATTCGCCGTTCGGTGGTCAACTCCACCGACCGGCTGCACGACTACGAGCGGGTGATGGCAGTCAACTACTTCGGCGCGGTCCGAATGGTGCTGGCGCTGCTCCCGCATTGGCGGGAGCGCCGATTCGGTCACGTGGTCAACGTCTCCAGCGCGGGTGTGCTGGCCCGCAATCCGAAGTACAGCTCGTATCTGCCGACCAAGGCCGCGCTGGACGCGTTCTCCGACGTGGTCGCCTCCGAGACGTTGTCCGACCACATCACGTTCACCAATATCCATATGCCGCTGGTGAAGACGCCGATGATCGCGCCGTCGCAGCGGCTCAACCCGGTGCCGCCGATCAGCCCCGGGCGGGCGGCGGCGATGGTGGTGCGCGGACTGGTCGAGAAACCGGCCCGCATCGACACTCCGCTGGGCACCCTGGCCGAGGCCGGCAACTACCTGTTGCCCAGGACTTCACGGCGAATTCTGCACCAGGTCTATCTGGGTTACCCGGATTCCGCTGCCGCGCTGGGTGTTTCGTCGGCTACCGGTGGACACGCACCGGCCCGCCGTCGGCCCAAACGCCCGGTGCGTGCCGTCGGCCGCATCGGGGTCCCCCGACCGGTCCGTAAGGCGATCCGCCTGGTGCCCGGGGTTCATTGGTGA
- a CDS encoding nucleoside hydrolase: MTQSSPVFADVDTGVDDALALIYLLASPDADLVGIASTGGNVGVQQVCANNLGLLELCQATSVPVSKGADETLTGPLRTPSKVHGPRGLGYADVPASEAALTDYDSATAWVRAARAFPGELIGVATGPLTNLALALRAEPALPTLLRRLVIMGGSYDHIGNTTAVAEWNISVDPEAAAEVFAAWSDEGLGPQRLPILCGLDLTRNVAITPEVLARLAASAGSTSTIMSVDDKRGTLSTASNPVIRVIEDAMRFYLEGYYDNGHGYLAHLHDPLAAAVALDPELIATRSGRVDVELDGTLTRGMTVTDWRREPNARIGVGVDPAAFFERFIERVGPFARRLAP, encoded by the coding sequence GTGACGCAATCCTCGCCGGTGTTCGCCGATGTCGACACCGGCGTCGACGATGCGCTGGCCTTGATCTACCTGTTGGCCAGCCCTGACGCCGATCTGGTCGGCATCGCCTCGACCGGGGGAAACGTTGGCGTGCAACAGGTGTGTGCCAACAACCTGGGCCTGCTCGAGCTGTGCCAGGCCACCAGTGTCCCGGTGTCGAAGGGCGCCGACGAGACGCTGACCGGCCCGCTGCGAACGCCCTCGAAAGTCCACGGCCCGCGGGGCCTGGGCTATGCCGACGTGCCGGCGAGCGAGGCGGCGCTGACCGACTACGACTCGGCGACGGCCTGGGTGCGCGCGGCACGGGCGTTTCCCGGCGAGCTGATCGGCGTGGCCACCGGCCCGCTGACCAATCTGGCGCTCGCGCTGCGCGCCGAGCCCGCACTGCCAACCCTGTTGCGCCGACTGGTGATTATGGGCGGCTCCTACGACCACATCGGCAACACCACCGCCGTGGCGGAATGGAACATCAGCGTGGACCCGGAGGCTGCCGCCGAGGTTTTCGCGGCCTGGTCCGACGAAGGCCTTGGGCCGCAGCGGCTTCCGATCCTGTGCGGCTTGGATCTGACCCGAAACGTCGCGATCACACCGGAAGTCCTGGCGAGACTGGCAGCTAGCGCGGGGTCGACGTCGACGATCATGAGCGTGGACGACAAGCGGGGCACCCTGTCGACCGCATCCAATCCGGTGATCCGGGTGATCGAAGACGCGATGCGGTTCTACCTCGAGGGCTATTACGACAACGGACATGGATATCTGGCGCATCTGCACGACCCCTTGGCCGCGGCGGTCGCGCTGGACCCCGAACTCATCGCGACCCGTTCCGGGCGGGTGGACGTCGAGCTCGACGGCACCCTGACGCGCGGTATGACAGTGACCGACTGGCGTCGAGAACCCAACGCACGCATCGGTGTTGGCGTCGACCCGGCGGCATTCTTCGAACGGTTCATCGAACGCGTGGGGCCGTTCGCGCGCCGGCTCGCCCCGTAA
- the kasB gene encoding 3-oxoacyl-ACP synthase KasB produces MTELVTGKALPNVVVTGIAMTTALATDAESTWKLLLDSQSGIRTLEDSFIEHYDLPVRIGGHLLEDFDHGLTRAERHRMGWLPKMTTILGRRVWENAGSPEIDPNRLLVSVGTGLGSAEQIVFSYDDMRARGIQAVSPLAVAKYMPNAPAAAIGLERHARAGVLTPISACASGSEGIAQAWRNIVLGEADIAICGGVEVKIEAVAIAAFGQMRIVLSTKNDDPAGACRPFDRDRTGIVFGEAGALMVIETEEHAKARGADILARIMGASITSDGFHMVAPDPNGARAGHAMSRAIQLAGLTPADIDHVNAHATGTLVGDLAEGKAINNALGNNKPAVYAPKAALGHSVGAVGAVESILTVLALRDRVIPPTLNLENLDPEIDLDVVSGKPRPGDYRYALNNSFGFGGHNVAIAFGRY; encoded by the coding sequence ATGACAGAGCTGGTTACGGGGAAGGCGCTACCGAATGTAGTGGTCACCGGCATTGCCATGACGACCGCATTGGCGACGGACGCCGAGAGCACCTGGAAGTTGTTGCTGGACAGTCAAAGCGGCATCCGCACGCTTGAGGACTCGTTTATCGAGCACTATGACCTGCCGGTACGCATCGGCGGGCACCTGCTGGAGGATTTCGACCACGGGTTGACGCGCGCCGAGCGGCACCGGATGGGCTGGCTGCCGAAGATGACCACCATTTTGGGCCGCCGGGTGTGGGAGAACGCCGGCTCGCCTGAGATCGACCCCAACCGATTGCTGGTGTCCGTGGGCACCGGCCTGGGCTCGGCCGAGCAAATCGTCTTCAGCTACGACGACATGCGGGCCCGCGGTATCCAGGCGGTTTCGCCGTTGGCGGTAGCGAAGTACATGCCCAACGCCCCTGCCGCGGCGATCGGGCTGGAACGACACGCCCGGGCCGGGGTGCTCACCCCGATTTCGGCGTGCGCATCCGGCTCCGAAGGCATCGCACAGGCGTGGCGCAATATCGTCCTCGGCGAGGCCGATATCGCCATCTGCGGCGGTGTCGAGGTCAAGATCGAAGCGGTCGCGATCGCGGCGTTCGGCCAGATGCGCATCGTGTTGTCGACGAAGAACGACGACCCGGCCGGGGCGTGCCGCCCGTTCGACCGGGACCGCACCGGCATCGTGTTCGGCGAGGCCGGCGCGCTGATGGTCATCGAGACCGAGGAGCACGCCAAGGCCCGGGGCGCCGACATCCTGGCCCGGATCATGGGCGCCAGCATCACCTCCGACGGCTTTCACATGGTGGCGCCGGACCCCAACGGCGCACGCGCCGGACATGCGATGAGCAGGGCGATTCAGCTGGCGGGGCTGACACCGGCCGACATCGACCACGTCAATGCCCACGCCACCGGCACCTTGGTCGGCGACCTGGCCGAAGGCAAGGCCATCAACAACGCGCTGGGCAACAACAAACCGGCCGTGTATGCGCCCAAGGCCGCGTTAGGTCACTCGGTGGGGGCGGTCGGCGCGGTGGAGTCGATCCTGACCGTGCTGGCGCTGCGGGATCGGGTGATCCCGCCGACCCTGAACCTGGAGAATCTGGATCCAGAGATCGACTTGGACGTGGTGTCGGGCAAGCCGCGGCCCGGCGATTACCGGTACGCGCTCAACAACTCGTTCGGATTCGGCGGCCACAACGTCGCCATTGCTTTCGGCCGGTATTGA
- a CDS encoding DNA polymerase Y family protein, with protein sequence MDWPAVAAAAAAGQSTTTPIAVTLANRVIACSSAARAAGVRRGLRRREAAARCPQLHVATADADRDARFFEVVIAAVDDLVPRAEVLRPGLLVLPVRGAARYFGSEAHAAERLIDAVAAAGAECQVGIADQLSTAVFAARAGRVVEPGGDAKFLSVLSIRQLATEPSLSGPGREELTDLLWRLGIRTIGQFAALSATDVASRFGADGRSAHRFARGEPERGPYGREPPGELEAVLDCDPPIDRVDAAAFAGRSLAGTLHQMLMSAGVGCTRLSIHAVTANGEELNRVWRCAEPLTEDATADRVRWQLDGWLSNRTARNPRPTAPVTVLRLQAVEVVSAEALQLPLWGGLGEEDRLRARRALVRVQGLLGPEAVRVPVLSGGRGPAERITLTPLGDEPVPHADPGLPWPGRLPDPSPAVLLDDPVELLDAQGNSIRVTSRGLFSADPARLVARGQDDPLRWWTGPWPVDERWWDPDRSAGRSARAQVLLESERALLLCYRQRRWYLEGIYE encoded by the coding sequence ATGGACTGGCCCGCGGTCGCGGCGGCGGCGGCAGCGGGCCAATCCACGACGACCCCGATCGCGGTCACCCTGGCCAACCGGGTGATCGCCTGCTCGTCGGCCGCGCGTGCGGCCGGAGTGCGGCGAGGGTTGCGACGCCGGGAGGCGGCGGCCCGTTGCCCGCAACTGCATGTCGCCACCGCCGACGCCGACCGCGACGCCCGCTTCTTCGAGGTGGTAATAGCGGCGGTCGACGATCTGGTGCCCCGCGCCGAGGTGCTGCGGCCCGGCCTCCTGGTGTTGCCGGTGCGCGGAGCGGCCCGCTATTTCGGGTCTGAAGCCCACGCCGCCGAACGGCTGATCGACGCGGTGGCCGCAGCCGGCGCCGAGTGCCAGGTCGGGATCGCCGACCAGCTGTCCACCGCGGTCTTCGCCGCCCGGGCGGGTCGTGTCGTGGAGCCCGGCGGCGATGCGAAGTTTCTGTCGGTGCTGTCGATCCGGCAGCTGGCCACCGAGCCGAGCCTGTCCGGTCCGGGGCGAGAGGAGCTCACGGATCTGTTGTGGAGGTTAGGGATTCGCACCATCGGTCAGTTCGCCGCGCTGTCGGCGACCGACGTGGCTTCCCGGTTCGGCGCCGACGGGCGCAGCGCGCACCGGTTCGCCCGCGGCGAACCCGAGCGGGGACCGTACGGGCGCGAGCCGCCGGGCGAACTCGAGGCGGTGCTGGACTGCGATCCGCCGATCGACCGGGTCGACGCCGCGGCATTCGCCGGGCGCTCGCTGGCCGGCACGCTGCACCAGATGCTGATGTCCGCCGGAGTGGGATGCACCCGGCTGTCCATTCACGCCGTCACCGCCAACGGCGAAGAACTGAACCGGGTATGGCGATGCGCTGAGCCGTTGACCGAGGACGCCACCGCCGATCGGGTGCGCTGGCAACTGGACGGGTGGTTGAGCAACCGGACCGCCCGCAACCCCCGCCCGACGGCGCCGGTGACAGTGCTGCGGCTGCAGGCGGTGGAGGTGGTGTCGGCCGAGGCGCTGCAGCTGCCGTTATGGGGCGGCCTCGGTGAGGAGGACAGGCTGCGGGCCCGCCGCGCCCTGGTGCGGGTGCAGGGCCTGCTCGGCCCGGAAGCGGTGCGGGTGCCGGTGCTGTCCGGAGGCCGCGGGCCGGCCGAACGCATCACGTTGACTCCGCTGGGCGACGAGCCGGTGCCGCATGCCGACCCGGGGTTGCCGTGGCCCGGCCGGCTGCCAGACCCCTCGCCGGCGGTATTGCTCGACGATCCGGTGGAATTGCTTGATGCCCAAGGAAATTCGATACGAGTGACCAGCCGGGGGTTGTTCTCCGCCGATCCGGCGCGCCTGGTCGCCCGCGGCCAGGACGACCCGTTGCGCTGGTGGACCGGACCGTGGCCGGTCGACGAGCGGTGGTGGGATCCGGACCGATCGGCGGGCCGCAGCGCCCGCGCCCAGGTGTTGCTGGAAAGTGAGCGGGCATTGCTGCTGTGCTATCGCCAGCGACGGTGGTACCTCGAAGGGATCTACGAGTAA